From Solwaraspora sp. WMMD1047, the proteins below share one genomic window:
- a CDS encoding TspO/MBR family protein yields MAMTTTAARTSGARQWLALAGFAVAVTVVAAIGGLGVAGTAEEYRSLRQPSWAPPSALFGPVWTVLYAMIAVAGWLVWRRVGVGPALFWYAAQLVLNAIWTPLFFGAGRYGLAFADIVALWVLIGVTVLLFWRISRLAAALLLPYWAWVSYAAALNLAIWQLNS; encoded by the coding sequence ATGGCGATGACCACGACCGCTGCCCGCACCAGTGGGGCCCGGCAATGGCTGGCGCTCGCCGGATTCGCGGTGGCGGTGACCGTGGTGGCCGCCATCGGCGGGCTCGGCGTCGCGGGCACCGCCGAGGAGTACCGGTCGCTGCGCCAGCCGTCCTGGGCGCCGCCGTCGGCCCTCTTCGGTCCGGTGTGGACCGTTCTCTACGCGATGATCGCGGTCGCCGGCTGGCTGGTCTGGCGCCGGGTCGGCGTCGGTCCGGCACTCTTCTGGTACGCCGCCCAACTCGTGCTCAACGCGATCTGGACTCCGCTCTTCTTCGGCGCTGGTCGATACGGCCTCGCCTTCGCGGACATCGTCGCGCTCTGGGTGCTGATCGGCGTCACTGTGCTGCTGTTCTGGCGGATCTCCCGGCTGGCCGCCGCCCTGCTGCTGCCCTACTGGGCCTGGGTCAGCTACGCGGCGGCGCTCAACCTCGCCATCTGGCAGCTGAACAGCTGA
- a CDS encoding GPGG-motif small membrane protein gives MDLILWILAVVLVVAGVLALFRRQILWGIVLIIVGLLVGPGGVSLFS, from the coding sequence ATGGACCTGATTCTCTGGATTCTCGCAGTTGTACTGGTCGTCGCCGGGGTGCTCGCCCTCTTCCGGCGGCAGATCCTGTGGGGCATCGTCCTCATCATCGTCGGGCTGCTCGTGGGCCCGGGCGGCGTCAGCCTCTTCAGTTAG
- a CDS encoding metallophosphoesterase, with amino-acid sequence MTIRIAAVGDVHLDQDVLGRFRPALERLPEQADVLLLAGDLTRHGTEAEARCVATEFGGLGVPVLAVLGNHDYHCDEVPQVIRVLEDAGITVLEGAGVVLETPGGRLGVAGVKGFGGGFAGRCASAFGEPEMKAFIQTTTGIADALGVALNELDSDFRVALTHYAPVPDTLAGEPLEIYPFLGSYLLGQAIDAAGADLAIHGHAHFGTERGVTPGGVRVRNVAHPVLKQAYSVYQLHERSGGIKVSAGGATGIR; translated from the coding sequence ATGACGATCCGGATCGCGGCCGTCGGCGACGTGCACCTGGACCAGGACGTACTGGGGCGGTTCCGGCCGGCGCTGGAGCGACTGCCGGAGCAGGCCGACGTCCTGCTGCTCGCCGGCGACCTGACCCGGCACGGCACCGAGGCGGAGGCCCGCTGCGTGGCCACCGAGTTCGGCGGCCTGGGCGTGCCGGTGCTGGCCGTGCTCGGCAACCACGACTACCACTGCGACGAGGTGCCGCAGGTGATCCGGGTGCTGGAGGACGCCGGCATCACGGTGCTGGAGGGCGCCGGCGTGGTGCTGGAGACGCCCGGCGGGCGGCTCGGGGTGGCCGGGGTGAAGGGCTTCGGCGGCGGTTTCGCCGGCCGGTGCGCGAGCGCGTTCGGCGAGCCGGAGATGAAGGCGTTCATCCAGACCACCACCGGGATCGCCGACGCGCTCGGGGTCGCGCTGAACGAGTTGGACAGCGACTTCCGGGTTGCGCTGACGCACTACGCGCCGGTGCCCGACACGCTCGCCGGCGAGCCGCTGGAGATCTACCCGTTCCTCGGGTCGTACCTACTCGGGCAGGCCATCGACGCGGCCGGCGCCGACCTGGCGATCCACGGGCACGCGCACTTCGGCACCGAGCGCGGGGTGACCCCGGGCGGGGTCCGGGTCCGCAACGTGGCGCATCCGGTGCTCAAGCAGGCGTACAGCGTCTATCAGCTGCACGAGCGGTCCGGCGGAATCAAGGTTTCCGCCGGGGGTGCCACGGGTATCCGCTAG
- a CDS encoding nucleotidyltransferase family protein, whose product MNARAAGYRCWISAAAVVAVLDHNRPRCPPRQSSGVRRMANREDESLLGTLKRVAAVLKQSEIPFALGGSFAVYAHGGHSSDHDVDFLIREEDAERALEALVAVGFVAERPPEDWLVKVYEDGRLVDLIHRPIETPVTDETFQDTVIRPVDAIHMPVLSASQLMVHKLLSFSQHYCDFARGLPLARSLREQIDWDRVRKETAHSPYAEAFLVLLDRLDVVPSPGAGKEKEVAA is encoded by the coding sequence GTGAACGCGCGGGCGGCCGGGTACCGGTGCTGGATATCCGCCGCAGCCGTCGTGGCGGTTCTCGACCACAACCGACCCAGATGTCCGCCTCGACAATCATCGGGAGTCCGCAGAATGGCTAACCGCGAGGACGAGAGCCTGCTTGGCACCCTCAAGCGGGTCGCGGCCGTCCTCAAACAGTCCGAAATCCCCTTCGCCCTCGGTGGCAGTTTCGCGGTGTACGCCCACGGCGGGCACTCCAGCGACCACGACGTGGATTTCCTGATCCGCGAGGAGGATGCCGAGCGCGCCCTGGAAGCCCTCGTCGCGGTCGGCTTCGTCGCCGAACGGCCGCCGGAGGACTGGCTGGTCAAGGTCTATGAGGACGGTCGGCTGGTCGACCTGATCCACCGTCCGATCGAGACCCCGGTCACCGACGAGACCTTCCAGGACACCGTCATCCGCCCGGTCGACGCCATTCACATGCCGGTGCTCTCGGCCAGCCAGCTGATGGTGCACAAGCTGCTCTCCTTCTCCCAGCACTACTGCGACTTCGCCCGCGGGCTGCCGCTGGCCCGCTCGCTGCGGGAGCAGATCGACTGGGACCGGGTACGCAAGGAGACCGCGCACTCCCCGTACGCGGAAGCGTTCCTCGTCCTGCTGGACCGGCTCGACGTGGTGCCCAGCCCGGGTGCCGGCAAGGAGAAGGAGGTCGCGGCCTGA
- a CDS encoding dTMP kinase, with protein MVPSQQYRRGAPTGGWPRRIALVGIDGSGKTTQAHRLAAALTRAGVPATYWQNAGGRRWLGRLARRLGRPDGRRLLTRPGLLLTESVLRWLAIARALVRSAPRRRVAVMDRYAVCQYASIRVQGGGWSERLARLAYRVFPRPDVTFLLAVSPAEAYRRIELRGTDHESIDYLSAADRAYRSLPEAAEFVLIDADRPPDEVSRQILAWLSQRSTPQPPEPHPQPAPAPDRAPTAAPAPVPDPRPAAEPGPRLSLESGLDRPVTRDRPGEPVQARP; from the coding sequence GTGGTCCCCTCCCAGCAGTACCGCCGTGGCGCTCCGACCGGCGGGTGGCCGCGCAGGATCGCCCTGGTGGGCATCGACGGCTCGGGCAAGACGACCCAGGCGCACCGGTTGGCCGCGGCGCTGACCAGGGCTGGAGTGCCGGCCACCTACTGGCAGAACGCCGGCGGCCGGCGCTGGCTGGGGCGGTTGGCGCGCCGGCTCGGGCGGCCCGACGGCCGCCGGCTGCTGACCCGGCCGGGACTGCTGCTGACCGAGTCTGTCCTGCGCTGGCTGGCCATCGCCCGGGCCCTGGTCCGGTCGGCGCCGCGCCGCCGGGTGGCGGTGATGGACCGGTACGCCGTCTGCCAGTACGCCAGCATCCGGGTGCAGGGCGGCGGGTGGTCCGAGCGGCTGGCGCGGCTGGCGTACCGGGTCTTTCCCCGCCCCGACGTGACGTTCCTGTTGGCGGTCAGCCCGGCGGAGGCGTACCGGCGGATCGAGCTGCGGGGTACCGACCACGAGAGCATCGACTACCTGTCCGCCGCCGACCGGGCGTACCGGTCGTTACCGGAGGCCGCGGAGTTCGTCCTGATCGACGCGGACCGGCCGCCGGACGAGGTGAGCCGCCAGATCTTGGCCTGGCTCTCCCAACGGTCCACTCCCCAGCCACCCGAACCCCACCCGCAGCCCGCTCCGGCGCCCGACCGGGCGCCCACTGCGGCGCCCGCTCCGGTGCCTGACCCGCGGCCCGCTGCGGAGCCCGGCCCGCGGCTCTCCCTGGAGTCCGGCCTGGACCGGCCGGTCACCCGGGACCGGCCCGGGGAGCCGGTTCAGGCCCGGCCGTAG
- a CDS encoding SDR family NAD(P)-dependent oxidoreductase yields MVDRSVLVTGGAGGLGGAVTAAFVEAGWRVVVPVRDGSPDAGPAAGGVVRVVADLTDSDQTTEAVRTAAGEVGAPLRAVVNLVGGYASGGLVHETPVAEFERMISLNLRPTYLVTSAALPYLIEAGGGAVVCVASRAALAPFPGAAGYVTAKAAVLAFAAAVAVEYRSSGVRCNTVVPSVIDTPANRAGQPGADPARWVKPAEIAPVIRFLAGDESAPTSGAVVPVYGRA; encoded by the coding sequence ATGGTTGATCGCAGCGTGCTGGTGACCGGCGGGGCCGGCGGACTGGGCGGCGCCGTGACGGCCGCGTTCGTCGAGGCGGGCTGGCGGGTGGTCGTACCCGTTCGGGACGGCTCGCCGGACGCGGGGCCGGCGGCCGGCGGCGTGGTCCGGGTGGTCGCGGACCTCACCGACTCAGACCAGACGACCGAGGCGGTGCGCACCGCGGCGGGCGAGGTCGGGGCGCCGTTGCGGGCCGTGGTCAACCTGGTCGGCGGGTACGCCTCGGGCGGGCTGGTCCACGAGACCCCGGTCGCGGAGTTCGAGCGGATGATCAGCCTCAACCTGCGCCCCACCTACCTGGTCACCAGTGCCGCGCTGCCGTACCTGATCGAGGCCGGCGGTGGCGCGGTGGTCTGCGTCGCCTCCCGGGCCGCGCTGGCGCCGTTTCCGGGCGCCGCCGGGTACGTGACGGCGAAGGCCGCCGTGCTGGCGTTCGCCGCCGCGGTCGCCGTGGAGTACCGCTCGTCCGGGGTGCGGTGCAACACCGTCGTGCCGAGCGTCATCGACACCCCGGCGAACCGGGCCGGACAGCCGGGCGCGGACCCGGCCCGCTGGGTGAAGCCGGCCGAGATCGCGCCGGTCATCCGGTTCCTGGCCGGCGACGAGTCGGCGCCCACCTCCGGTGCGGTGGTGCCGGTCTACGGCCGGGCCTGA
- a CDS encoding NAD-dependent epimerase/dehydratase family protein: MRILVLGGTVFLGRAVARLARAAGHDVTCAARGVSGRPVDGVRLVVVDRDDPAGLSSLDGERFDAVVDVTRRPSHARHAVDALADRVGHWTYVSTISVYADQATPGGTPASTPLLAPAPPEVDDPSGPNGHWYGACKVACELAVRDRIAADRLFICRAGLLIGPEDPSDRFPYWVARLAAGGEVLAPGAPDEPVQLVHVADLAGWLLHAAGTGLAGCFDGIGPVTTRAEVLAAIAAGVGQPQPRLTWVDGDFLREHDVRPWSGERALPLWLEPGYEGMLARDVGAALAAGLTPRPVAEAAADTRRWMLAEPAAVARGGLDRASEARVLRDWHHRGR, from the coding sequence ATGCGGATTCTGGTTCTCGGCGGCACCGTCTTTCTCGGCCGGGCGGTCGCCCGGCTCGCCCGGGCCGCCGGCCACGACGTCACCTGCGCGGCGCGCGGCGTCTCCGGCCGGCCGGTCGACGGGGTGCGCCTGGTGGTGGTCGATCGGGACGACCCGGCCGGACTGTCCAGCCTGGACGGCGAGCGGTTCGACGCGGTGGTCGACGTGACCCGGCGGCCCAGCCACGCCCGGCACGCGGTCGACGCGCTGGCCGACCGGGTCGGGCACTGGACGTACGTCTCCACCATCTCGGTCTACGCGGACCAGGCCACCCCGGGCGGCACCCCGGCCAGCACACCGCTGCTGGCGCCCGCGCCGCCCGAGGTGGACGATCCGAGCGGACCGAACGGCCACTGGTACGGGGCCTGCAAGGTCGCCTGCGAACTGGCCGTGCGGGACCGGATCGCGGCGGACCGGCTCTTCATCTGCCGGGCCGGTCTGCTCATCGGGCCCGAGGATCCCAGCGACCGGTTCCCGTACTGGGTGGCCCGGCTGGCCGCTGGCGGCGAGGTGCTGGCCCCCGGCGCCCCCGACGAGCCGGTCCAACTCGTCCACGTGGCCGACCTGGCCGGCTGGTTGCTGCACGCCGCCGGCACCGGGCTGGCCGGCTGCTTCGACGGGATCGGACCGGTGACGACCCGGGCCGAGGTGCTGGCCGCGATCGCGGCCGGGGTCGGTCAGCCGCAGCCCCGGCTCACCTGGGTGGACGGGGATTTCCTGCGCGAGCACGACGTGCGGCCCTGGTCGGGGGAGCGCGCCCTGCCGCTCTGGCTCGAACCCGGATACGAGGGCATGCTGGCCCGGGACGTCGGCGCGGCGCTCGCCGCCGGCCTGACCCCCCGGCCGGTCGCCGAGGCGGCGGCCGACACCCGGCGCTGGATGCTTGCCGAGCCGGCCGCCGTCGCCCGAGGTGGGCTGGACCGGGCCTCCGAGGCGCGGGTGCTGCGGGACTGGCACCACCGCGGGCGTTGA